Proteins from one Entomospira culicis genomic window:
- a CDS encoding MurR/RpiR family transcriptional regulator: MRNIQENLILLTVQELERRTQATLSVVEEEIIFQLIPQAMNKHFTMQKLANQADTSISAIARLINTLGFSGYAELKLTLNQIYQEIQQSILPSAANASLQQDLHQLYRFSSQQLQHFIHHVDLASLEYLITSLRSAQHIVILATGFSAIIAQSLAYQLQQLGKYCNCVDTIMPDESFQQLLKFHSLVITISKSAQTPVLERRMQDIQRAQLPNIMITTNPKGLLCQYTDKIVTIADYTQRISPDLTSLFQLKMIFFCEFLILALNKS; the protein is encoded by the coding sequence ATGCGGAATATTCAAGAAAATCTCATTTTACTCACCGTGCAAGAGCTCGAAAGGCGCACGCAAGCCACCTTATCTGTAGTGGAGGAAGAGATTATTTTTCAACTGATTCCACAAGCTATGAACAAGCACTTCACTATGCAAAAGCTTGCAAACCAAGCAGATACATCCATCTCTGCCATCGCGAGACTCATCAATACGCTGGGCTTTAGTGGCTATGCTGAACTCAAGCTCACCTTAAACCAGATCTACCAAGAGATCCAGCAATCCATCCTGCCCAGCGCCGCAAACGCTTCCCTACAGCAAGATTTACATCAACTCTATCGCTTCTCTAGTCAACAACTTCAACACTTTATTCATCATGTAGATCTCGCCAGTCTGGAGTATCTAATAACATCGCTAAGGTCGGCACAGCATATTGTGATTCTCGCAACGGGCTTCTCTGCGATCATTGCGCAGTCGCTGGCTTATCAACTCCAGCAATTGGGCAAGTACTGCAACTGTGTCGACACTATCATGCCAGACGAATCATTCCAACAGCTTCTTAAATTCCACAGCTTGGTCATCACAATATCCAAATCGGCACAAACTCCCGTCTTGGAGCGTCGCATGCAGGATATCCAACGCGCCCAACTACCAAACATTATGATCACCACAAATCCTAAAGGATTGCTATGCCAATACACCGACAAAATTGTTACCATTGCCGACTACACCCAACGTATCAGCCCTGACCTAACCTCACTCTTTCAATTGAAGATGATCTTCTTTTGTGAATTTTTAATTCTAGCATTGAACAAATCTTGA
- a CDS encoding PTS sugar transporter subunit IIA, with product MLQKFITKERIQIIEQAADWVDAVNMAGAPLLQQGLIMPSYLENVIRNINENGPYIILKEGFALPHAQAGEENVKETCMSLLITRQAVKFSDDPADAVKVMILLASVDANAHMGAMVDLVEKLDDDAWLEQLGEAQSIDEAYALLR from the coding sequence ATGCTACAGAAATTCATCACTAAAGAGCGAATTCAAATTATCGAACAGGCAGCGGATTGGGTAGATGCCGTCAACATGGCAGGCGCGCCACTCCTTCAGCAGGGACTCATTATGCCATCTTATTTAGAGAACGTGATCCGTAACATCAATGAAAATGGCCCTTATATTATATTGAAAGAAGGTTTCGCCTTGCCTCATGCCCAAGCCGGTGAAGAAAATGTGAAAGAGACTTGCATGAGTTTACTGATTACACGTCAGGCGGTAAAATTTTCCGACGATCCTGCAGATGCGGTAAAAGTGATGATCTTATTAGCGTCGGTAGATGCCAATGCGCATATGGGGGCGATGGTCGACTTGGTGGAAAAGCTAGACGACGATGCGTGGCTTGAACAGCTAGGTGAGGCACAAAGCATCGATGAGGCTTATGCGTTACTGCGCTAA
- a CDS encoding alpha-glucoside-specific PTS transporter subunit IIBC, with translation MQHSSPLKTKLFEAMQRFGAAMFVPVALLPLVGLLLAVIQIFKNPSLVGPLAMAESLQAFLFLVEEAAWTIFRQMPIIFALGFPATMAKQAPERAVIVTLVTLMSFHYAINAILTLWGASLGIDFTQEVGGTSGLTVIASVKTLDMSIIGGMMVGYITTMIHNKFFNKPLPEALSFFQGMALVGFIAMLTMIPLAGVTVLIWPNIQSAIASMQNFFIHSGTFGIWLYTFLERILIPTGLHHFIYIPFVNGDAVVEGGALANWIKNIPYLAQTPGNLRELIPSAGFLMHGSTKIFGLPGAAIAFYLTAKPENRTKTLGLIIPAALTSFLTGITEPIEFTFLFVAPFLFVIHALLSATMTSLYYAIGIVLPSSGAIEAMATFWVPMLPKHTAAVLMHIGIGLGWIALYTVVFRTLILRFNLTTPGREIVGETKLYRKEDYKAQQAHNKQNATLATDKYMQQAIAYLDLLGGKENIANATNCATRLRITVIDSNIVAPQEAFKEVGAMGLMTQDKNYQIIIGPTVPNVRASLDQLLQ, from the coding sequence ATGCAACACTCTTCACCCCTTAAAACAAAATTATTCGAGGCAATGCAACGTTTTGGTGCAGCTATGTTTGTGCCTGTTGCATTACTACCATTGGTTGGATTACTACTTGCTGTGATTCAAATTTTCAAAAATCCTAGCTTAGTAGGTCCCTTAGCCATGGCAGAAAGCTTACAAGCATTCTTATTTTTAGTAGAAGAGGCCGCTTGGACGATTTTTCGACAAATGCCCATCATCTTTGCACTGGGATTTCCCGCCACCATGGCAAAACAAGCACCCGAACGCGCCGTAATCGTTACGCTAGTAACCCTCATGAGTTTTCATTATGCGATTAATGCCATCCTAACCTTATGGGGAGCATCATTGGGCATCGACTTTACGCAAGAGGTTGGCGGAACAAGTGGATTAACTGTGATTGCATCCGTAAAAACATTAGATATGAGTATTATCGGTGGCATGATGGTAGGCTACATCACCACAATGATTCACAACAAATTCTTCAATAAACCACTACCCGAAGCCCTCTCCTTCTTTCAAGGGATGGCGCTTGTAGGCTTCATCGCTATGCTTACGATGATTCCTTTAGCTGGAGTGACAGTTTTGATTTGGCCCAATATTCAAAGTGCTATCGCTAGCATGCAAAACTTCTTCATTCATAGCGGAACCTTTGGCATTTGGCTCTACACCTTCTTAGAACGCATCCTGATTCCGACAGGACTCCATCACTTTATCTACATTCCTTTTGTTAATGGCGATGCTGTAGTGGAGGGTGGCGCTTTAGCCAACTGGATTAAAAATATTCCCTACCTCGCTCAAACTCCAGGAAATCTCCGCGAACTTATCCCTTCTGCTGGCTTCTTGATGCATGGTAGTACAAAAATTTTTGGTCTACCTGGGGCAGCCATTGCCTTTTATCTTACCGCCAAGCCAGAGAATCGCACTAAGACATTGGGCTTAATTATTCCCGCGGCGCTCACATCCTTTTTGACCGGTATCACCGAGCCTATCGAATTCACTTTCTTATTTGTTGCACCCTTTCTCTTCGTCATTCACGCCCTGCTCTCTGCAACAATGACCTCACTCTATTATGCAATCGGTATCGTCTTACCCAGTAGTGGTGCTATCGAAGCAATGGCGACCTTCTGGGTACCCATGCTCCCCAAACATACCGCTGCGGTACTCATGCATATCGGCATTGGACTTGGCTGGATCGCACTATACACCGTAGTCTTCAGAACACTTATCCTTAGGTTCAATTTAACCACACCTGGGCGCGAGATTGTTGGTGAAACAAAACTCTATCGTAAAGAAGACTACAAAGCACAACAAGCGCACAATAAGCAAAATGCTACCCTAGCAACCGACAAATACATGCAACAAGCCATCGCCTATCTCGATCTTTTGGGAGGAAAAGAGAATATCGCGAATGCCACCAACTGCGCCACACGGCTACGCATCACAGTCATCGATAGTAACATCGTTGCTCCCCAAGAGGCCTTTAAAGAGGTTGGAGCTATGGGTCTCATGACACAAGATAAAAATTATCAAATCATCATAGGTCCCACCGTGCCTAACGTACGTGCCTCTTTGGATCAACTTTTACAATAA
- the nagB gene encoding glucosamine-6-phosphate deaminase, translating into MQVKIKADDKAVGTWVAQYIAKRINDFKPTADRPFVLGLATGSTPIPTYQALIELHKAGKVSFAHVVTFNMDEYVGLPQSHPESYYSFMWRHLFDHIDVKKEQVHILNGNASDLAKECADYEQKIRDFGGMELIIGGIGIDGHIAFNEPGSSLTSRTRKQPLLHETRVANSRFFDNDISKVPTHALTMGVATVTDSREVLLLVTGHNKAEALARIVEGAVSHWWTASVLQMHNHALILCDESACDRLQVATYKYFKEIDV; encoded by the coding sequence ATGCAAGTTAAAATCAAAGCAGATGACAAAGCCGTAGGTACTTGGGTTGCCCAGTATATCGCCAAGCGCATTAACGACTTTAAGCCCACTGCCGATCGTCCTTTTGTCTTAGGACTAGCCACGGGTAGTACCCCCATCCCCACCTATCAGGCTCTTATTGAGCTACACAAGGCAGGTAAGGTGAGTTTTGCTCATGTGGTTACTTTTAATATGGATGAGTATGTGGGACTGCCTCAGTCGCACCCCGAGAGCTACTACTCGTTTATGTGGCGACACCTTTTTGATCATATCGATGTAAAGAAGGAGCAAGTGCATATTCTTAACGGTAATGCCAGCGACTTAGCCAAAGAGTGTGCCGATTACGAGCAGAAAATTCGAGACTTTGGCGGGATGGAGCTGATCATCGGAGGAATTGGTATTGATGGGCATATCGCCTTTAACGAACCGGGTTCGAGCCTCACTAGCCGTACGCGTAAGCAACCTCTTTTACACGAGACACGTGTTGCTAATAGTCGCTTTTTCGATAACGATATTAGCAAAGTTCCCACCCACGCACTTACCATGGGCGTTGCTACGGTAACCGATAGTCGGGAGGTATTGCTCTTGGTTACGGGACATAATAAGGCGGAAGCACTTGCCCGTATTGTCGAAGGAGCGGTAAGCCACTGGTGGACAGCTAGTGTCTTACAGATGCACAACCACGCATTGATTCTCTGCGATGAGTCGGCATGCGATCGTCTGCAAGTCGCAACTTACAAGTACTTTAAAGAGATTGACGTTTAA
- a CDS encoding 6-phospho-alpha-glucosidase gives MLQKQSILIAGGGSTFTPEIVLLLLERQADLPLKELKLYDNDAKRQAIVGEACALLVKERAPEVMFSYTTDPKEAFSNIDFVMAHIRVGKYAMREQDEKIPLKHGVVGQETCGPGGIAYGMRSIGGVVELIKYMEQYSPNAWMLNYSNPAAIVAEATRRLCPTSKVINICDMPIGIEENFAAILGLPSRKELDIRYYGLNHFGWWTSIRDQEGKDLMPEIQEYTKKHGYLSPQLASDPHLDASWRETFEMVKDVATLDPTTLPNTYLKYYFYPDRVVAHSNPHHTRANEVMEGREKRVFDECQRLVAQGHAKDTHFEIGAHASYIIDLARAIAYNTKERMLLIVENRGNISNFTWDAMVEIPCLLGANGYEPLHVGAIPTFQKGLMEQQVAVEKLTVDAWIEGSYLKLWQAITMSKTVPSADVAKAILDDLITANKEYWPALK, from the coding sequence ATGTTACAAAAACAGTCTATTCTTATTGCCGGTGGCGGAAGTACCTTTACTCCCGAAATTGTCCTACTGCTGTTAGAGAGACAAGCTGATCTCCCGCTCAAGGAACTCAAGCTTTACGACAATGACGCAAAACGTCAAGCGATTGTGGGCGAAGCGTGCGCCCTACTCGTAAAAGAACGTGCCCCAGAAGTCATGTTTAGCTACACCACCGATCCTAAAGAGGCATTTAGCAACATCGATTTTGTTATGGCACACATTCGCGTGGGTAAGTATGCAATGCGTGAGCAAGATGAAAAAATTCCGCTTAAACATGGCGTAGTCGGACAAGAGACCTGTGGCCCTGGTGGTATCGCCTATGGCATGCGATCCATTGGCGGAGTGGTCGAACTCATCAAGTATATGGAACAATATTCGCCCAATGCCTGGATGCTCAACTACTCAAATCCGGCAGCAATTGTTGCCGAGGCTACACGTCGACTCTGCCCGACATCCAAGGTGATTAATATTTGTGATATGCCCATTGGTATTGAAGAAAATTTCGCGGCTATCTTAGGCTTACCATCACGCAAAGAGCTCGACATTCGCTATTATGGTCTTAATCACTTTGGCTGGTGGACATCCATTCGAGATCAAGAAGGCAAGGATCTCATGCCTGAAATTCAGGAGTATACCAAAAAACACGGCTATCTCTCCCCGCAATTAGCCAGTGATCCGCATCTTGATGCCTCTTGGCGCGAAACTTTCGAGATGGTAAAAGATGTTGCTACCCTCGATCCCACGACACTCCCCAACACCTATCTTAAGTATTATTTCTATCCCGATCGCGTGGTTGCACACAGTAATCCGCATCACACACGTGCCAACGAGGTGATGGAAGGACGAGAAAAACGTGTCTTTGACGAATGCCAACGATTAGTTGCCCAAGGTCATGCAAAAGATACGCATTTTGAAATTGGCGCACACGCCTCTTATATTATCGATCTCGCAAGAGCTATCGCATACAATACCAAAGAGCGCATGTTATTGATCGTCGAAAATCGGGGGAATATCTCAAACTTTACTTGGGATGCCATGGTCGAGATCCCTTGTCTTCTCGGCGCTAATGGCTATGAACCACTCCATGTTGGCGCCATTCCCACCTTTCAGAAAGGTCTCATGGAGCAACAAGTTGCGGTAGAAAAGCTCACCGTAGATGCTTGGATCGAAGGCTCTTACCTCAAACTCTGGCAAGCTATTACGATGTCTAAAACCGTACCCAGTGCTGACGTTGCCAAGGCTATTTTAGACGATCTCATTACAGCAAATAAAGAGTACTGGCCCGCACTCAAGTAA